A stretch of the Methanobrevibacter sp. genome encodes the following:
- a CDS encoding PfkB family carbohydrate kinase: protein MTLVLIGPACEDLIIIGDSEYSKVGGASLFQSFVYEEFYNDYLAIVNASNVNLIDEFPDKSKLRPILKEDTHYFINEYPDKNNLDIRKQSTNFANIPISVDDLRTIFEDDDLDAENIDAFVLAPLNSNDFPIQTLTYLKSFDVPIFISLQGFLRLEGEDDSMILKLSEDLKYVFEISDTIFLDEDEFDIIKSEKFYDSNLVVTNGSKGSRIIEINGESIKINAVKCNNIIDATGCGDTYMAAYISARLNNQTFKKSGDFASMIASRKLENFGPYKK, encoded by the coding sequence ATGACCCTTGTTTTGATTGGACCGGCATGTGAAGACTTGATTATAATCGGAGACAGTGAATACTCTAAGGTAGGTGGCGCAAGCCTTTTTCAGAGTTTTGTCTATGAAGAGTTCTATAATGATTACTTAGCAATAGTTAATGCTTCAAATGTTAATCTAATCGATGAGTTTCCAGACAAGTCAAAGCTAAGGCCTATTCTAAAGGAAGACACTCACTATTTCATTAATGAATATCCTGATAAGAATAACCTTGACATCAGAAAGCAATCCACCAATTTTGCAAATATTCCAATTTCAGTTGATGACTTAAGGACTATTTTTGAAGATGATGACCTTGATGCTGAAAATATCGATGCCTTTGTATTGGCACCACTTAACAGCAATGACTTTCCAATCCAAACCTTGACTTACCTAAAATCTTTTGATGTTCCAATTTTCATTTCACTTCAGGGATTCTTAAGATTGGAAGGTGAAGATGATTCGATGATACTAAAACTATCTGAAGATCTAAAATATGTTTTTGAGATTAGCGATACAATTTTCCTTGATGAAGACGAATTTGATATCATAAAAAGTGAAAAATTTTACGATTCAAACTTAGTTGTCACAAATGGAAGTAAAGGTTCAAGGATTATTGAGATTAATGGTGAAAGTATTAAAATAAATGCAGTTAAATGCAATAATATTATAGATGCAACTGGATGTGGTGATACTTATATGGCTGCATATATATCAGCAAGGTTAAATAACCAAACTTTTAAAAAATCAGGTGATTTCGCATCTATGATAGCAAGTAGGAAATTGGAAAATTTCGGACCTTATAAAAAATAG